From the Pseudomonas monsensis genome, the window CCGGAACCGGGGATTGCCGGCATCGGCAGAATCATCCAGGCCGCGTACCCGGATCCCACCGCACTGGAGCCGGAGAGCCATTACTTCGATCCAAAGGCCACAGTGGAAAAAAATGCCTGGAGCGCCATCGACGTGGCGCACGTCGAAACCTTTGCGCGGGTCTTGAAACTCGATTACCTGAAACAGCAGACCGCGCTGGCGCAAATGCCGCTGGTGCAGAAGGGCTCGCGGCTGTCAGTGATGCCCGTCACCGCCGAACAATGGGCCGCTGTGCTCGGCCTGCGCTGAGAACCGCCCGGTCACGCAGTGCTGGCAGACAAAAGGGTCTAGGCTTGCCGCTCATTTGATTGACATCAAGCGCCCCCCGCGCTTGAACCGTCAGACTGGACGCCACAGCCGCAGGATGCCCCCATGTCGACGCACCGCCGTTCCTCACTTTTATTTGCCGGATCGCTCATCGCCTTACTGTTGGCCGCCGGCGGCTTCGGTTACTGGAAGTCAATCAGCAGTCGCCTGCCCGAGGGCCTGTCGGCCGGCAACGGACGACTCGAAGCCACCGAAGTGCAGATCGCCAGCAAGACCCCCGGTCGCCTCGCCGAGGTGCTGGTCGATGAAGGCGACAAGGTCAGCCAGGGCCAATTGCTGGCGCGCATGGACACGCGCACCCTTGAAGCCCAGCGTAACCAGGCCGAAGCCGAGGTCGTGCGTGCGCGGGAAAACCTCAACGCCGCCCAGGCCAACGTGCAGTTGCGTCAGAGTGAGCTATTGCTGGCCCAGCAGGAACTCGGGCGCTCCCAATCACTGTTCAAGCACGGTTTCGTCAGTGCCCAGGTCATCGATCAATTGCAGTCGCGCATCGGCACCGGCAACGCAGCCGTGACGGCGGCGCGCGCTCAGGTGTCGGCGGTCAGTGCAGCGATTGGCGCTGCACAGGCGCAGGTCGCGCAACTGACCAGCGAAATCGACGACAGCAGCCTGCGCGCGCCGATTGATGGCGTGATCCAGTTGCGCATGGCCGAACCCGGCGAGGTGCTGGGGGCCGGTGGCCGCGTCCTGCTGTTGATCGATCCCAATGATCAGTACATGAACCTCTACCTGTCCGCCGCCGTGGCCGGACGTCTGGCGGTGGGCGATGAAGCGCGGGTGCTGCTCGATGCCCTGCCCGACAAGCCGTTGCCGGCAAAAATCAGCTTCGTCGCCGGCAAATCACAGTTCACCCCGAAAGAGGTCGAAACCCGCGACGAGCGGCAAAAACTGGTGTTCCGCGTCAAGCTGCGCCTGACCCAACCCAGCGCCGTGCCGCAAGCCAAGCCCGGCATGCCCGGCGCCGGGTATGTACGCACCGCGCCGATAGCCTGGCCGGCCAATCTGCAATGAACAGCCTCGCTGTTCAGGCGAACGGCATCGCGCACCGCTACGGCAAACAGCAAGCGCTGAGCGAGATCGCCTTCAGCCTGCCCGCCGGCACCCGTTGCGGGCTGATCGGCCCCGATGGCGCGGGCAAGTCCAGCCTGCTGGGGCTGATCGCCGGGGTGAAAGCCTTGCAGCAAGGGCAACTGGACGTCCTCGGCGGGCCGATCCAGCAGCGCCGCCACCGCGACACACTGTATGCGCGCATCGCCTTCATGCCCCAGGGATTGGGCGGCAACCTGTATCCCGAACTGTCGATCCGCGAAAACATTCAGTTCTTTGCTACGTTGTTCGGTCTGTCGAAGGCCGACAGCGAGCAACGCATGCACAACCTGCTGCTCGCCACCGACCTGCTGAAATTCGCCGAGCGCCCCGCCGGCAAATTGTCCGGCGGCATGAAACAGAAACTCGGGCTGTGCTGCGCGCTGATCCATGAACCGGATCTGTTGATCCTCGACGAGCCGACCACCGGCGTCGACCCGCTCTCGCGCCGACGGTTCTGGGAACTGGTCGACGACGTGCGGCGCCAGCGCCCGCAACTGACCCTGCTGGTCGCCACCGCGTATATGGAGGAAGCCGAACAGTTCGAGCATTGCTTGATGCTCGACAACGGCAAATTGATTGCCACCGGCCTGAGCCGTGAACTGGCGGCCGTCACCCCCAGCGGCAAACTCGATGAGGCCTTCACCCATTTCCAGGGCGACCGCCAGCATGACGCTCAGCCGCTGGTGATTCCGCCACGCACCGACAGCACCACCGACATCGCCATCGAGGCCCACGACCTGACGTTGCGTTTCGGCGACTTCACCGCCGTGGATCACGTCAGCTTCGCCATCGGGCGCGGCGAAATTTTCGGTTTTCTCGGCTCCAACGGCTGCGGCAAGACCACCACCATGAAAGTCCTGACCGGACTGATGCCGGCCAGCGAGGGCAGCGCGACGCTGCTCGGTAACCCGGTGAATGCCAAGGATCTGGCCACGCGCAAGCGGGTCGGCTTCATGTCCCAGAGTTTTTCGCTGTATGGCGAGCTCAGTGTGCGGCAGAACCTTGAGCTGCATGCGCGGCTGTTCGACCTGCCCAAGGTCGAAAGCGCGCAACGCATCGAAGCGTTGATTCAGCGCTTTAACCTGCTCGGCGTCGCCGATCAGCCGTCCGGCGCCCTGCCGCTGGGTCTGCGCCAACGTTTGTCACTGGCGGTGGCGGTGTTGCACCGCCCGGAAGTGCTGATTCTCGATGAGCCGACGTCCGGCGTCGATCCGGCAGCCCGCGATGACTTTTGGCGGCTATTGATCGAACTGTCGCGCGAGCAGGGCGTGACGATTTTCCTCTCCACCCA encodes:
- a CDS encoding EVE domain-containing protein, translated to MAYWLMKSEPDELSIKGLEKLGTARWDGVRNYQARNFLRAMAVGDEFFFYHSSCPEPGIAGIGRIIQAAYPDPTALEPESHYFDPKATVEKNAWSAIDVAHVETFARVLKLDYLKQQTALAQMPLVQKGSRLSVMPVTAEQWAAVLGLR
- a CDS encoding HlyD family secretion protein, which produces MSTHRRSSLLFAGSLIALLLAAGGFGYWKSISSRLPEGLSAGNGRLEATEVQIASKTPGRLAEVLVDEGDKVSQGQLLARMDTRTLEAQRNQAEAEVVRARENLNAAQANVQLRQSELLLAQQELGRSQSLFKHGFVSAQVIDQLQSRIGTGNAAVTAARAQVSAVSAAIGAAQAQVAQLTSEIDDSSLRAPIDGVIQLRMAEPGEVLGAGGRVLLLIDPNDQYMNLYLSAAVAGRLAVGDEARVLLDALPDKPLPAKISFVAGKSQFTPKEVETRDERQKLVFRVKLRLTQPSAVPQAKPGMPGAGYVRTAPIAWPANLQ
- the rbbA gene encoding ribosome-associated ATPase/putative transporter RbbA, which translates into the protein MNSLAVQANGIAHRYGKQQALSEIAFSLPAGTRCGLIGPDGAGKSSLLGLIAGVKALQQGQLDVLGGPIQQRRHRDTLYARIAFMPQGLGGNLYPELSIRENIQFFATLFGLSKADSEQRMHNLLLATDLLKFAERPAGKLSGGMKQKLGLCCALIHEPDLLILDEPTTGVDPLSRRRFWELVDDVRRQRPQLTLLVATAYMEEAEQFEHCLMLDNGKLIATGLSRELAAVTPSGKLDEAFTHFQGDRQHDAQPLVIPPRTDSTTDIAIEAHDLTLRFGDFTAVDHVSFAIGRGEIFGFLGSNGCGKTTTMKVLTGLMPASEGSATLLGNPVNAKDLATRKRVGFMSQSFSLYGELSVRQNLELHARLFDLPKVESAQRIEALIQRFNLLGVADQPSGALPLGLRQRLSLAVAVLHRPEVLILDEPTSGVDPAARDDFWRLLIELSREQGVTIFLSTHFMNEAQRCDRISLMHAGKVLACDTPAALQQQFGGETLEAAFVTCLEQAQGTAETPPASESSTAPAAAAPPLKQRGFSLGRLLAVASREGKELLRDKVRMAFALAGAIFMMVIFGYGISLDVENLAFAVYDQDQTPQSRTYLEAFRGSRYFDERPAIHDAQELHRRLQRSEIKLALEIPPGFGRDLYAGRQPAVAAWLDGGMPFRAETSRNYVEAVHLANLQQLAEQSSPVINHQAGASLETRFRYNQDVVSVNAIGPGVMALILAFIPAMLTALGIVREKELGSITNFYATPLTRLEFLLGKQAPYLLVSLVNLALLVAMNRWLFGVPFKGSLLTLAFGGLLYVLATTSMGLLISAFTRTQIAAILGTMIITSLPTIQFSGLIVPRSSLEGAAAVMGMLFPAGHFLDIAVGTFTKALDLRQLWPQCLALFGFFVGFTGLSLIMLKKQEA